A window from Enterocloster bolteae encodes these proteins:
- a CDS encoding sugar ABC transporter ATP-binding protein, with amino-acid sequence MVEGHPVECGKIETELFHLFVPAGNCGDEYRGNKFREKYWGETMGKTILTAKHITKLFPGMKALDDVDFDLQEGEVHILVGENGAGKSTLAKCLLGAYKPEEGEVRLDGQVVKFNGTKEALARGIVAVYQEFTLVPYISVAQNIFLNREYKTKLGLIDHKKMEEEAAKLLKALNCEYMNPKDYVKNLSIAEQQMVEIAKALSFNPRIMVFDEPTATLSEREVDSLFAQIHRLKAEGIGIIYVSHRMQEFPLIGDRITILRDGVKINTVGINDCTNEELVNMMVGRSVEQVYARTENEHEGITLKTENLCDYKGRVRNVSFTVRKGEIVGLAGLVGAGRTETAELLYGIEKIKSGKVYVRGSQVFPKSPVQAVRIGIGLVSEDRKKQGLALDESIALNMVAVSLKKIFPNFFISKKKITEVALGYKKQLRIATTSVNKACKYLSGGNQQKVVLAKWLSFDPEILIFDEPTRGIDVAAKLEIYHLMDRLAAEGKAIIMISSELPEVIGMSDRIYIMHEGEIVDEVIRGTDGFNSEVIGARMMLGAGGAEHAEE; translated from the coding sequence ATGGTGGAAGGTCATCCAGTAGAATGCGGCAAAATTGAAACTGAACTATTTCACCTGTTTGTCCCCGCAGGAAACTGCGGGGACGAATACAGAGGAAATAAATTCCGTGAGAAGTATTGGGGTGAAACGATGGGGAAAACAATATTAACTGCGAAGCATATCACCAAACTTTTTCCGGGCATGAAGGCCCTGGATGATGTGGATTTTGATTTGCAGGAAGGGGAAGTACATATCCTGGTGGGTGAGAACGGCGCAGGCAAGAGTACGCTTGCAAAATGTCTTCTCGGCGCATATAAACCGGAAGAAGGGGAGGTCCGGCTGGACGGCCAGGTGGTTAAGTTTAACGGGACCAAGGAGGCTCTTGCCAGGGGAATTGTAGCAGTATATCAGGAGTTTACGCTGGTGCCGTATATCAGCGTTGCTCAGAATATTTTTCTTAACAGGGAATATAAGACCAAACTGGGTTTGATTGACCATAAGAAGATGGAAGAAGAGGCTGCAAAGCTTTTAAAGGCGTTGAACTGTGAATACATGAATCCCAAAGATTATGTAAAGAACTTAAGCATAGCAGAGCAGCAGATGGTGGAAATTGCCAAGGCGCTTTCATTTAATCCCAGAATTATGGTGTTTGATGAACCCACCGCAACTTTGTCGGAAAGAGAAGTGGACTCCCTCTTTGCACAGATTCACAGGCTAAAGGCGGAGGGGATCGGTATTATCTATGTATCCCACCGGATGCAGGAGTTCCCCTTGATTGGGGACAGAATCACGATTCTCAGGGATGGGGTTAAGATTAATACGGTGGGAATCAACGATTGCACCAACGAGGAACTGGTCAACATGATGGTGGGCAGGAGTGTGGAACAAGTCTATGCGCGTACAGAGAATGAGCATGAAGGGATTACCCTTAAAACAGAGAATCTGTGCGATTATAAAGGGCGTGTCAGAAATGTAAGCTTTACCGTTAGAAAAGGCGAGATTGTGGGCCTGGCCGGATTGGTGGGGGCAGGCCGCACTGAGACGGCCGAGCTGCTTTATGGAATCGAGAAGATTAAGTCTGGAAAAGTTTACGTACGGGGGAGCCAGGTATTTCCAAAGTCGCCTGTGCAGGCTGTCAGAATTGGAATAGGTCTGGTAAGCGAGGACCGCAAGAAGCAGGGGCTTGCTCTGGATGAGTCAATTGCGCTTAATATGGTGGCGGTCAGCCTTAAGAAGATATTCCCTAACTTCTTTATTTCAAAAAAGAAAATTACCGAAGTTGCGCTGGGATATAAGAAGCAGCTTCGTATCGCTACAACCAGCGTTAATAAAGCATGTAAATATCTGTCCGGCGGCAATCAGCAGAAGGTGGTACTGGCAAAATGGCTGAGTTTTGACCCGGAAATTCTGATTTTTGATGAGCCCACCCGTGGTATTGATGTGGCTGCAAAACTGGAAATCTATCATTTGATGGACAGGCTTGCAGCAGAGGGTAAGGCAATTATCATGATTTCTTCCGAACTTCCCGAGGTAATTGGTATGAGCGACCGCATTTATATCATGCATGAGGGCGAAATCGTGGACGAGGTCATCAGAGGAACAGACGGATTCAATTCCGAGGTCATTGGAGCGCGGATGATGCTGGGAGCAGGAGGTGCTGAGCATGCAGAGGAATAA
- a CDS encoding ribonuclease Z, protein MLDICLLGTGGMMPLPYRWLTSMMARCSGSNLLIDCGEGTQVALKEKGWSPKPIDIICFTHYHADHISGLPGLLLTMGNAERVEPLTLIGPKGLERVVGALRTIAPELPFELRFVELTENRERIQMGPYVIDAYRVNHNVLCYGYSITIPRTGRFDVERARSKEIPQKFWSRLQKGEEIEHEGRLLTPDMVLGPDRRGLKVTYCTDTRPVPVIAEYAAGADLFICEGMYGEKEKAAKAREYKHMTFYEAAALAKQANPKQMWLTHYSPSLTKPEEYMEEVRTIFPRAKAARDGWTAELEFDED, encoded by the coding sequence ATGTTGGATATATGTTTGTTAGGAACAGGAGGCATGATGCCCCTTCCGTACCGCTGGCTCACATCCATGATGGCAAGGTGCTCGGGCAGCAATCTGCTTATTGACTGCGGTGAGGGGACCCAGGTGGCCCTGAAGGAAAAGGGATGGAGTCCCAAGCCCATAGATATCATTTGCTTTACACATTATCACGCGGACCATATAAGCGGCCTTCCCGGTCTTTTACTTACCATGGGCAATGCGGAGCGGGTGGAGCCGCTGACCCTGATTGGTCCCAAGGGGCTGGAACGGGTGGTGGGAGCGCTGCGCACCATTGCGCCGGAACTGCCCTTTGAACTGCGCTTTGTGGAGCTTACGGAGAACCGGGAACGCATACAGATGGGCCCTTATGTGATAGATGCTTACAGGGTAAACCACAATGTGCTGTGTTACGGCTATTCCATCACCATCCCCCGTACCGGACGTTTTGACGTGGAGAGGGCCAGGTCTAAGGAGATTCCCCAGAAATTCTGGAGCAGGCTGCAAAAGGGCGAGGAGATAGAGCATGAGGGACGGCTTTTGACGCCGGATATGGTGCTGGGGCCGGACCGCAGAGGGCTTAAGGTGACATACTGCACAGATACCAGGCCGGTGCCGGTGATTGCAGAGTATGCAGCCGGGGCAGACCTTTTTATCTGCGAGGGAATGTACGGGGAAAAAGAAAAAGCAGCCAAGGCCAGGGAATATAAGCATATGACGTTTTATGAAGCGGCGGCCCTTGCAAAGCAGGCTAATCCAAAACAGATGTGGCTTACCCATTACAGCCCCTCCCTTACCAAGCCCGAGGAGTATATGGAGGAAGTCAGAACGATTTTCCCAAGGGCAAAGGCTGCCAGGGACGGATGGACAGCGGAGCTGGAATTTGATGAGGACTGA
- a CDS encoding ABC transporter permease, translating to MQRNKIVQRMKSLPPVAYMLVVLIVIFSVMSPNYLTLMNFKNVLIQATPLMIVAFGQTCIVLTQGTDLSLGAQVSFVTVFTVWMALRGIPLPAAMLLAVLSTTLIGVANGVIVAKGSIPPFIATYGMQNILNSLSLLLAAGSSIYFPSFTYRIITETMIMGIPLMVWAAVLVFIMVWVVLNKTRFGTNIHGLGGNREALQLAGINPIICLIKTYAFAGFIAGIAGIITLSRIEAGMPTAATGWEFQAVAVTLLGGTSLREGKGGVTGTIFGVLLIQVIKNGLNIVGVQSIKQNAIIGSIVLMAIIIDAVVRTRSKE from the coding sequence ATGCAGAGGAATAAGATTGTGCAGAGAATGAAAAGTCTGCCTCCGGTAGCCTATATGCTGGTTGTTCTGATTGTGATTTTCAGTGTTATGAGCCCCAACTATCTTACGCTGATGAACTTTAAAAATGTGCTGATTCAGGCAACCCCGTTAATGATTGTTGCATTTGGGCAGACATGTATCGTCCTGACGCAGGGAACCGACCTGTCTCTTGGTGCGCAGGTCAGCTTTGTAACCGTATTTACTGTGTGGATGGCCCTGAGGGGAATCCCGCTTCCGGCTGCAATGCTGCTCGCCGTTTTATCCACTACACTCATTGGTGTGGCGAATGGTGTGATTGTTGCAAAAGGAAGTATTCCTCCCTTCATCGCGACTTATGGAATGCAGAATATACTGAACAGCCTTTCGTTACTGTTGGCTGCAGGCTCTTCTATCTATTTTCCAAGTTTTACATACCGTATCATTACAGAGACCATGATTATGGGAATACCGCTTATGGTCTGGGCCGCTGTATTGGTATTTATCATGGTGTGGGTGGTACTGAATAAGACCAGGTTTGGAACCAATATCCATGGACTGGGCGGTAACAGGGAGGCACTGCAGCTTGCAGGCATCAATCCCATTATCTGCCTGATTAAGACATATGCATTTGCCGGGTTCATTGCCGGAATTGCCGGGATCATCACACTCAGCCGTATTGAGGCAGGTATGCCTACGGCAGCCACGGGCTGGGAATTCCAGGCAGTGGCAGTAACGCTTCTGGGAGGGACCTCTCTGCGTGAAGGAAAAGGCGGCGTTACAGGCACGATTTTTGGTGTGCTTCTTATACAAGTCATCAAAAATGGTCTGAACATAGTGGGTGTGCAGTCAATTAAGCAGAATGCAATCATTGGTTCTATCGTTCTGATGGCCATTATCATTGATGCGGTTGTCCGTACTCGTTCAAAGGAATAG
- the tsaD gene encoding tRNA (adenosine(37)-N6)-threonylcarbamoyltransferase complex transferase subunit TsaD, producing the protein MIGQASEDVLILAIESSCDETAAAVVKNGRTVLSNVISSQIATHTVYGGVVPEIASREHIKAVNYVIERALAEAQVALEDITAIGVTYGPGLVGALLVGVAEAKAIAYAAGKPLIGVHHIEGHVSANFIENQDLEPPFVCLIVSGGHTHLVIVKDYGEFEIIGRTRDDAAGEAFDKVARSVGLGYPGGPKIDKAAKEGNPHAIQFPRGKVEGAPYDFSFSGLKSAVLNHINHARMTGEEINVPDLVASFQNSVVESLVSRAILAAHEFGYKKLAIAGGVASNSALRKAMAEACEKDGIQFYYPSPIFCTDNAAMIGTAAYYEYLKGNISGWDLNAIPNLKLGER; encoded by the coding sequence ATGATAGGACAGGCATCAGAGGATGTTTTGATACTGGCAATTGAAAGCTCATGCGACGAGACGGCCGCGGCAGTGGTGAAAAACGGAAGGACCGTGCTGTCCAATGTGATTTCATCCCAGATTGCCACCCATACGGTTTATGGAGGCGTGGTTCCGGAGATAGCTTCCCGGGAGCATATAAAGGCGGTCAATTATGTGATTGAGAGAGCCCTGGCAGAAGCGCAGGTGGCTCTGGAGGATATTACGGCAATCGGTGTGACCTACGGACCCGGTCTGGTAGGCGCTCTTTTGGTAGGGGTGGCAGAGGCAAAGGCCATTGCATATGCAGCAGGAAAGCCTCTGATTGGAGTGCACCATATAGAAGGGCATGTTTCCGCTAATTTTATTGAGAACCAGGATTTGGAACCGCCTTTCGTTTGTCTCATTGTGTCGGGAGGCCATACCCATCTGGTGATTGTAAAGGACTACGGGGAATTTGAAATCATCGGCAGGACCAGGGACGATGCGGCCGGAGAGGCGTTTGACAAGGTGGCAAGGTCCGTGGGCCTGGGATATCCCGGCGGGCCTAAGATCGATAAGGCTGCAAAAGAGGGGAATCCCCATGCCATCCAGTTCCCCAGGGGCAAGGTGGAGGGGGCTCCCTATGATTTCAGCTTCAGCGGACTAAAGTCAGCTGTACTGAACCACATCAACCACGCCCGTATGACCGGGGAAGAAATCAATGTGCCTGACCTGGTGGCCTCATTCCAGAATTCCGTGGTGGAGTCTCTGGTAAGCCGCGCCATACTGGCAGCCCATGAATTTGGATATAAGAAGCTGGCCATAGCCGGCGGTGTTGCCTCCAACTCCGCGCTGAGAAAGGCCATGGCAGAAGCCTGTGAGAAGGACGGGATTCAGTTCTATTATCCGTCCCCTATTTTCTGTACGGACAATGCAGCCATGATCGGGACGGCTGCCTACTATGAATATTTAAAGGGAAATATATCCGGGTGGGATTTGAATGCCATTCCCAATCTGAAGCTGGGTGAACGCTAG
- a CDS encoding class II aldolase/adducin family protein encodes MSEDVKKIAEELVIACKRAYTRGIQTGSGGNVSARVPGKDLMIVKASGSSFIDSTPDGFVITDFDGNLVEGEGKPTREALLHGLLYRICPKVNAVVHTHSPYSIAWASTGKALKRTTWHAQLKMSADLPSLDVPAAMVKKEYFPMVEDIYRENPDLPGFLLVDHGLVAVGKDAINAEHTAELIEETAQVAILKVTVSKLGL; translated from the coding sequence ATGTCAGAAGATGTTAAAAAAATTGCAGAGGAACTTGTCATAGCCTGCAAAAGAGCATATACTAGAGGTATACAAACCGGAAGCGGCGGCAATGTGAGTGCCAGGGTGCCAGGGAAAGATTTGATGATTGTGAAGGCAAGCGGCAGCTCTTTTATTGACAGTACGCCGGACGGATTTGTAATCACGGATTTCGATGGAAATCTAGTAGAAGGGGAAGGAAAACCTACAAGAGAGGCTTTACTTCACGGCTTGCTATATAGAATTTGTCCCAAGGTGAATGCTGTTGTACATACACACTCACCGTATTCGATTGCATGGGCATCCACAGGAAAGGCCTTAAAGAGGACCACGTGGCACGCCCAGCTCAAGATGAGCGCGGATTTACCTTCGTTAGATGTTCCGGCAGCGATGGTAAAGAAAGAGTATTTCCCAATGGTGGAAGATATATATAGAGAGAACCCGGATTTGCCCGGATTTTTACTGGTAGATCATGGCTTAGTGGCAGTCGGAAAAGATGCAATTAATGCAGAGCATACAGCAGAATTAATTGAAGAAACCGCGCAAGTGGCGATTTTAAAAGTGACCGTTTCGAAGCTTGGCTTGTAA
- a CDS encoding ABC transporter permease codes for MKAKKIFEEIRNSKVFYSLIGLIILVIFSAIAAPNFRTVDNIITVFRQASVLLVLSAGLTAVLLTGGMDLSVGATAGFIGCICAQCIKNGVPIPAAFILGILIGLVVGVINGLLAGILPSFIATYGTNWVMSGLAVLVMQGAVIYDLPKGFTQIGVGYTGPVPNLIIIAAVVVILIYVLLQKTTYGRQVYAYGSNPVAAKYAAVPVKKVMLSAFMMCSMCAGLAGMLMTARLNAADAAMGDSYGLQTVAAVVVGGTSMLGGEGGVLGTVVGALILTIIVNVMNLKGISSYAQGLVIGIVIIAMVLFDTYSKRRQESKAA; via the coding sequence ATGAAAGCAAAGAAAATATTTGAAGAGATAAGGAATTCAAAAGTATTTTACAGTCTGATAGGTTTAATCATCCTGGTCATCTTTTCCGCAATTGCCGCCCCAAATTTCAGGACCGTCGACAACATTATCACAGTATTCAGGCAGGCCAGTGTATTGCTGGTGCTCAGCGCCGGCTTGACGGCAGTACTGCTGACAGGCGGTATGGATTTATCGGTGGGAGCAACCGCCGGATTCATCGGATGTATCTGTGCCCAGTGCATTAAAAATGGTGTACCCATTCCGGCAGCCTTTATTCTGGGAATTCTCATTGGACTGGTAGTGGGAGTCATCAACGGGCTGTTAGCCGGAATTCTCCCCAGCTTTATTGCTACCTACGGGACCAACTGGGTCATGAGCGGACTTGCGGTCCTGGTCATGCAGGGGGCGGTCATATATGACCTTCCCAAGGGTTTTACCCAGATAGGTGTGGGGTATACGGGTCCTGTGCCCAATTTGATTATCATAGCGGCGGTGGTTGTCATCCTGATATATGTCCTGCTTCAGAAAACCACCTACGGCCGTCAGGTGTACGCATATGGCTCAAATCCTGTGGCTGCCAAATACGCGGCGGTTCCGGTAAAAAAAGTTATGTTATCTGCATTTATGATGTGCAGCATGTGCGCAGGCCTTGCAGGCATGCTGATGACGGCAAGGTTAAATGCAGCAGATGCAGCCATGGGAGACAGTTACGGACTGCAGACCGTTGCGGCAGTGGTTGTAGGCGGAACCTCCATGCTGGGAGGGGAAGGCGGAGTACTTGGAACTGTGGTAGGAGCCTTGATACTTACAATTATTGTAAATGTAATGAACCTGAAGGGGATTTCCTCCTATGCGCAGGGGCTGGTAATCGGTATTGTAATCATTGCCATGGTGCTGTTCGACACGTACAGCAAGAGAAGACAGGAAAGCAAGGCAGCATAA
- the ispD gene encoding 2-C-methyl-D-erythritol 4-phosphate cytidylyltransferase — protein sequence MEKKYCTAVVLAAGKGSRMGGNTAKQYMEIGGKPLVAYALEVFEASPVIDEIILMTDAGHMEYVRTEIVEAYGLKKVSTIGAGGGERYESVWKALCTLMDREEGEKESVARDRQDGYVFLHDGARPFVTGEIIERAYRAVCKCNACVVGMPVKDTIKLVNREGMIESSPDRSMVWQAQTPQVFSVPLIVEAFTRQMKEDCTGITDDAMVVEAQMGVKAHMVMGSYANIKITTPEDLLMAEVLRNSIV from the coding sequence ATGGAAAAGAAATATTGTACGGCTGTGGTCCTGGCAGCAGGGAAGGGCAGCCGCATGGGCGGGAATACGGCAAAGCAGTACATGGAAATCGGCGGCAAGCCGCTGGTGGCCTATGCGCTGGAGGTGTTTGAAGCCTCTCCTGTGATAGATGAAATCATACTCATGACAGATGCAGGGCATATGGAATATGTGAGAACAGAGATCGTGGAGGCGTATGGCCTGAAGAAGGTGAGTACCATAGGCGCCGGAGGCGGCGAGCGGTACGAGAGCGTATGGAAGGCGCTCTGTACCCTTATGGACCGGGAAGAGGGGGAGAAGGAATCCGTTGCCAGGGACAGACAGGATGGATACGTGTTTCTCCATGACGGGGCCCGCCCCTTTGTCACCGGCGAAATCATTGAACGGGCATACAGGGCAGTGTGCAAATGCAATGCCTGCGTGGTGGGCATGCCCGTAAAGGATACCATCAAGCTGGTGAACCGGGAGGGAATGATTGAGTCCAGCCCGGACCGCAGCATGGTATGGCAGGCACAGACACCCCAGGTCTTTTCCGTGCCCCTGATTGTGGAGGCATTTACCCGCCAGATGAAGGAGGACTGCACCGGCATAACGGATGACGCCATGGTGGTGGAGGCGCAGATGGGGGTGAAGGCGCATATGGTAATGGGCAGTTATGCCAATATTAAGATTACGACGCCTGAGGACCTTTTAATGGCCGAAGTGCTGAGAAATTCCATTGTGTAG
- a CDS encoding Tm-1-like ATP-binding domain-containing protein, with translation MNTIAIIGSCDTKYREIAYMREQVESQGMKAMVINVATGPNPSYGYDVSREDVTKAAGTEWAELEPRTKGEKITFMMEAVASYVEKLYAEGKIDGILSAGGLQNTVMATNAMKRLPIGFPKVMATTVASGRKTFESVVGAKDIVTIPSICDFTGLNIVTRQIMANACACCAGMVKHAGQVLKKGDKPVVGVTLMGITNTGACAAIDELERLGIEPIGFHSTGAGGAIMEQMAADGLIDGILDLTTHEITQEYFKGGFSYGEDAKYRLVRGVEKKVPLVVSVGGLDFIDFQAGEFPPRMDERIYMMHNANTAHIKLLPDEAEITTARFAARIEKIDYPVKLLIPTDGMRHNTRKGEALYYKEVDDIIIRQLKEIRNPNVEIITIPGNLDTEEWGIQAAHHMVDELKEHAVIGDEIQY, from the coding sequence ATGAATACAATCGCAATCATAGGAAGCTGTGATACCAAGTACAGAGAGATTGCATACATGCGTGAGCAGGTTGAGAGCCAGGGAATGAAAGCCATGGTAATTAACGTGGCCACAGGCCCCAATCCGTCTTATGGATACGATGTTTCCAGGGAAGATGTCACCAAAGCAGCAGGGACAGAGTGGGCTGAGCTGGAACCCAGGACAAAGGGTGAGAAGATTACATTTATGATGGAGGCAGTGGCGTCGTATGTGGAGAAACTGTATGCAGAGGGGAAGATTGACGGAATCCTTTCAGCAGGAGGCCTTCAGAATACGGTCATGGCCACCAACGCCATGAAGCGGCTTCCCATAGGTTTCCCAAAAGTCATGGCAACCACGGTGGCATCAGGCCGCAAAACTTTTGAAAGTGTGGTAGGGGCAAAGGATATAGTAACGATTCCATCCATATGCGATTTTACCGGACTTAACATAGTGACGAGACAAATCATGGCAAATGCATGTGCATGCTGTGCGGGAATGGTGAAACATGCAGGCCAGGTCCTGAAAAAAGGCGATAAGCCGGTTGTGGGCGTGACTTTGATGGGGATTACGAACACAGGGGCGTGTGCTGCCATTGATGAGCTGGAACGGCTTGGTATAGAGCCTATCGGTTTTCATTCCACCGGTGCAGGCGGAGCAATCATGGAGCAGATGGCGGCGGACGGGCTGATAGACGGAATTTTGGATTTAACAACCCATGAGATTACACAGGAGTATTTTAAAGGCGGTTTTTCCTATGGGGAAGATGCAAAGTACCGTCTTGTCCGGGGGGTGGAGAAAAAGGTGCCTCTGGTGGTCAGCGTGGGCGGCCTGGATTTTATTGATTTTCAGGCGGGAGAGTTTCCGCCCCGCATGGACGAAAGAATCTATATGATGCATAACGCCAATACGGCTCATATCAAGCTGCTTCCGGATGAAGCAGAGATTACAACAGCAAGATTTGCTGCGCGGATTGAGAAAATTGATTACCCGGTAAAACTTCTGATTCCTACAGACGGAATGCGCCATAATACACGCAAGGGCGAGGCGCTTTATTATAAAGAGGTGGATGATATTATCATTCGCCAGTTAAAGGAAATCAGAAATCCCAATGTGGAAATCATTACAATACCAGGAAATCTGGATACAGAGGAATGGGGCATTCAGGCCGCCCACCATATGGTGGACGAACTGAAAGAGCATGCTGTGATAGGTGATGAAATACAATATTAG
- a CDS encoding sugar ABC transporter substrate-binding protein: MRKRVVSILLTAAMSAMLFTGCSTPTEAPASSAKEETKAEEDTKSSSSGLSAATVLDVSQLPVTGIGAQIATSVKAGGDYKIGYIAKNTTNPYMVAQSAGVEAAGKAMGFTAITQAPTTADSVEEQVQLMENMITQDVDAIIVHCADSNGIMTGVRKAQDAGVLVLTIGTPAAEDTFLRTGVDYYESGYTMAKAVADKLGGKGKFIILEGPAGASNAIERLNGINTGLSEYEGIEIVASQTANFKRTEGMSVTENLIQQYTDIDAVIACNDESALGAVQALTAANMSDVLVCGFDGSVDATNAVKEGTMFATYNTDPYGSGFVACAYAVKYLNDKTEPEGKFIPFPTAANDPLVIADTVQNYIDNIAWWKVIQ, from the coding sequence ATGAGGAAGAGAGTAGTATCAATTTTATTAACGGCTGCAATGTCTGCCATGCTTTTTACGGGCTGCAGCACACCGACAGAGGCACCAGCCAGCAGTGCGAAAGAGGAGACAAAGGCAGAAGAAGATACAAAGAGCAGTTCTTCAGGATTGTCTGCCGCTACTGTGCTTGATGTAAGTCAGCTTCCGGTCACAGGAATCGGAGCTCAGATTGCAACCAGCGTCAAGGCGGGAGGGGATTACAAGATCGGCTACATTGCCAAGAACACAACGAATCCTTACATGGTGGCTCAGTCAGCAGGTGTGGAGGCTGCCGGGAAGGCCATGGGATTTACCGCGATCACACAGGCACCGACGACTGCGGACTCGGTTGAGGAGCAGGTACAGTTGATGGAGAACATGATTACACAGGATGTTGATGCAATTATTGTACACTGTGCGGACTCCAACGGTATCATGACAGGCGTGAGAAAAGCCCAGGATGCAGGTGTTCTGGTGCTGACCATTGGCACGCCGGCAGCAGAAGATACATTCCTCAGAACAGGCGTTGACTATTACGAGTCCGGCTACACCATGGCCAAAGCAGTGGCGGACAAGCTTGGCGGAAAAGGAAAATTCATCATTCTTGAAGGGCCGGCCGGGGCATCAAATGCAATTGAGAGATTAAATGGTATTAATACTGGTCTTTCCGAGTATGAGGGAATCGAAATCGTTGCTTCACAGACCGCAAACTTTAAGAGGACAGAAGGAATGTCGGTAACGGAAAACCTGATTCAGCAGTATACAGACATTGATGCAGTCATCGCCTGCAACGATGAGAGTGCCCTGGGAGCAGTCCAGGCCCTGACGGCAGCCAACATGAGTGATGTACTGGTCTGCGGATTTGACGGGAGTGTTGATGCTACGAATGCCGTAAAGGAAGGAACCATGTTCGCTACCTATAACACGGATCCATATGGTTCAGGATTTGTTGCATGTGCCTATGCAGTTAAGTATCTGAATGATAAGACAGAACCGGAAGGCAAGTTCATTCCATTTCCCACAGCAGCAAATGACCCGCTTGTAATTGCCGATACAGTTCAAAATTACATTGACAACATTGCATGGTGGAAGGTCATCCAGTAG
- a CDS encoding N-acyl homoserine lactonase family protein translates to MPLTIRPLNSGYIPTKPLEYWYHFSCKKFVEKLGITNDSDQLPDFTFLIEGGDQLILVDTGMSWTEHADKYHHGPSVQRPGIDDIESRLAQVGFKPSDVDIVLFTHLHWDHVFYLEKFTKARFICHETEWDYAHNPIPLHYKSYCRPIIAKDGDVTCNDEFIAPYDQPGVKERFETVKGEAQIAPGVSVYESFGHCPGHMTVVVETEDGPYYCVGDSVFVMGNIDAPQTMQDELHYDICPPGRYVDIVAAWQTIRDTVRRCHEAGVDPHKHLLLAHDIILSAAVEKYEDTHENRLPVIGLKDTDFVFDEYKGAIIDKDAKKAAAKAKTKYFSQK, encoded by the coding sequence ATGCCATTAACAATCCGACCACTTAATTCTGGTTATATTCCGACCAAACCTTTGGAGTACTGGTATCATTTTTCGTGTAAAAAATTTGTAGAAAAGCTGGGAATTACCAATGACTCGGACCAGCTTCCGGATTTCACATTCTTAATTGAAGGCGGAGACCAGCTGATTCTGGTTGACACGGGTATGTCCTGGACGGAGCATGCCGATAAGTATCACCATGGCCCATCTGTGCAGAGACCGGGAATTGATGACATTGAATCACGGCTGGCCCAGGTTGGCTTTAAGCCATCTGATGTTGATATTGTACTGTTTACGCATCTGCACTGGGACCATGTATTTTATCTTGAAAAATTTACAAAGGCACGTTTTATTTGTCATGAGACAGAGTGGGACTATGCCCATAACCCGATCCCCCTTCATTACAAATCATACTGCAGACCCATTATCGCCAAAGATGGAGACGTGACCTGCAATGATGAATTCATTGCGCCATATGACCAGCCGGGAGTGAAAGAACGTTTTGAGACAGTAAAGGGCGAGGCACAGATTGCACCAGGGGTAAGTGTATATGAGTCATTCGGACATTGCCCCGGACATATGACGGTTGTGGTTGAAACAGAAGACGGACCGTACTATTGTGTGGGGGATTCTGTATTCGTTATGGGCAACATTGATGCTCCCCAGACCATGCAGGATGAGCTTCACTATGATATCTGCCCTCCGGGACGCTATGTTGATATAGTGGCCGCATGGCAGACAATCCGCGATACGGTCCGCCGCTGCCATGAGGCTGGGGTTGACCCTCATAAGCATCTTCTGCTTGCCCATGATATTATCTTATCCGCAGCAGTTGAGAAATACGAAGATACCCATGAAAACAGACTTCCGGTAATCGGGCTTAAGGACACGGACTTTGTATTTGATGAGTACAAGGGCGCGATTATTGATAAAGATGCAAAAAAAGCAGCTGCAAAGGCAAAAACAAAGTACTTCAGCCAGAAGTAA